TCTTTCGGCTCGAAGAATTGCTGGGCGAAGACAGAACCGGCCTCACCGAAAGGTTCGAGGGCGGAGACTTTGCGATATTCCGTCTCACCCCCGAGAAATACCACTACAATCACGTTCCCGTGTCGGGCGTGGTAAGGGAAATATACGAACTGGGCGGCCGGTTTCATTCGTGCAATCCCGGCGCGGTCCTCTCCGAAGTGACGCCCTACGGCAAAAACAAACGGGTGGTGACCCTGATCGACACCGACGTCCCCGGCGGCACTGAAGTGGGCCTTGTCGCGATGGTAGAGGTCGTTGCGATGATGATAGGAAAGATAGTCCAGTGCTACAGCGAATACGCCTATGACAATCCCCGGCGGATCGAACCTGAAATGTTTCTGCGAAAGGGCCAGCCCAAAAGCCTTTTCATGCCCGGCTCCAGCACAAACGTGCTGATTTTCGAGAAGGGGCGGGTGAAATTCGCCCCCGACCTCGTCAGGAACCAGAGGCGCTCGGACGTTCACAGCCGCTTTACCCTGGGTTTCGAGGTGCCGCTGGCGGAAACGGACATCAAGGTTCGCTCTTTACTCGCCGTCGCGAACGAGTCTTTCGAGGGGGCGAAGACATGACCCCTGTTCTTCAGAATATGCTCGTGATAGCCGCAACCGGTGCGTTAAGTTTCGCTTTGCTTTTTTGGTCGCACCGGCGGCTGGCGCAGGAGCGCTGGCAGATTGCCGCCGCGATTCCGCTGGAGAAGACCCCCGAAGGCGACTGGAAAGGCCTGAACCTCACATGGTACGGTTTTTTCACCGCAACTTCGACGGCCGCCTCCACCGCCCTTTTTTTGCTAATGGCGGGAAGTCTGGGGATCGAAGCGGGGACAATCGCCGGCTTCAGTCTAGCGCTGCTGGCCGTTTGCCTGCCGGCGGCAAAGATTATCGCGAGGCTGGTGGAGGGCAAGCGCCACACCTTCACGGTGGGCGGCGCGGCTTTCGCCGGGCTTACTGCACTTCTTCCCCTGCACTGGCTTTTTGCGCATATGGGGTGGTTCCGCCCCGAAATCACAATCTTTCCGATACTTTCCGCCGTCGCCGCGTCGTACGCCCTCGGCGAGGGGATAGGAAGGCTCGCCTGCATCAGCTTCGGCTGCTGCTACGGGAAATCCCTCGAAGACGCGCCGGCGCCGCTACGCCGCCTGTTCGGAAATAGCGGCGTAACTTTCCACGGCAGCCTGAAAAAGGCCGCTTACGAAGGCGGGCTTGAGGGCAGGCCGGTAATCCCCGTTCAGGGAGTCACCGCCTTCCTCTACGTGTCCTGCGCGCTCGTTGGCCTTTTGCTTTTTTCGTTCGGATTCTACGCCGTTTCCTTTATTTTTTGCCTTCTGGTAACGCAGGGCTGGCGCGTGCTGTCGGAAAGGCTAAGGGAAGACTACAGGGGAGAGGGGGCGCTCAGCGCCTATCAAAAACTTTCCTTAATCATGATAGTTTTCTCTATCGCGGGGACTTTTTTCGGAAACGCCTCAACCGTCGGCGCCGAGCCCGAGCTGTTCGCCGGAGTCCGGGTTCTGTGGAGCCCTCTGATGATACTTTTTATTCAGACGCTCTGGATGATTGTTTTTATATACATGGGAAGAAGCTCCATCACGGGCTCCTCGATCCGCTTTTACCTCCATGACGACCGGGTTTGAGGCGGGGCCGGAAACGGCGTAAAAAAGGGGCTGCGCGGTTTGCGCAGCCCCTTTTATTTTCGTGAGCCCAGGGTCCCTACTTCTTTTCTTCCGGTTCCTTTGCTGCTCTTTTTGAATCCAGCATGAACGAGATGAGGTCGCGGCAGGTCTTAAGGCGAAAAAGATTTACCTTCCGGAAGGACTTGTCTTCGGCGTCGAGGCTGGTGGCCAGTTTGTCGCAGCGTTCGAGGAGGGAGGCGATTTCGGCTTCCGGCATGTCGGTCAGGGTATCCGTTTTCGAGCAGACCGCTTCAAACTCGGTTTTCCACTCCTCGGAGGAGTGGCAGACGACCGCCGAGAAGAGCGCTATTCCCGCCAGTACGACGACGGCGCAGCTTGCGCCGGAAATCCTGCCCCAGCCGGTGTCATTCTTCATCTATTTCCCTCAGCCCCTGCGGTTGCTTGTAAATTATCTTTCTCATGTCCGGATGACAGTGGTTGCAGTCCGCCAGCGGAAAAGCCACGCGCATGTGGCAGACGCCGCAAAAATTCCCGTCGATGTTAGTCGCCATTTTGAAGTTTTTCGTGAACTTCTTTTTTATGTCGAAAAGGAACGGGTGGCAGACGTTGCAATCGAGCCATTTTATGTGCTCCCCGTGGGGAAAGACCGCCGGGGATACCATCGCCCACTCGCTTTCGATTACGAGGTCCTCGCTGAAGGCGAGGTTGGTGAAAGCGGGTATGGTCAACTGGCTTTTCGGGTTTATGAGGCCCTTCTTCCAGGTCTCGGTCCAGTTAATCATGTTGCCGTGAAGCCCCGAGGGGAACTTTTCCAGCTCCCTGAACCAGTCGGTGCTTATGCGGATGTCGCCGTTGTGGCAATAGACGCACTCTTCGGCCTTGTTGTGACCGAAAAGCTCGACGCCGTTGTGGCACGCGCCGCAGAAACGCCCCTCCCGGTTGTCCGTCTCGGTTATCCCGGTGGCGTTGGCCTCCATGGCGAATTCCAGCTCGAAATGGCAGACCCGGCAGGTGTACTTTCGCCGGTGCACCCAGTGCGAGAAGGACACGGGCTTGACGTTGTTTTGCCCGGAATTGCGCGAAATGATGACGTTTCCGTACTCTTCCGGCGGGGGAAGGTCCGGCAGGGGGAAAAATCCCCATACTCTCTCCCCGGCGAGAAGTGCAACTCCCGCCGCGAAGAGGAGCAGTCCCGCTATTCTACAGGCTTTGAGTGGCATCTCTGGCAATCGGTCATCGGAAATGCGACCGTCAGGTGACACTGTCCGCAGTACTTGCCTTCGTAATTCTCAAGCATTGAATAGGTGGTCGAGCCCTGCTTTACGCCTTTGAATATCTCCGGGTGGCAGCCTTCGCACCCGTTCCAGGTGGTGTGTTTCTTGTGGGAGAATATTATCTCGGGCATTCCCTTGACCCCCGAAACGAGGTCGAGGTCCTTCGGGTCCTTTATCGCCTGGCGCTTGAAGGAAGTACCCTCGATGTAGTCAACCGGCTTTACCAGACCGGAAATCTCGGCCTGCTCCCAGTCCACGCCGTTGCCGAAGCGCGCCTTGGGGAGGCCCTCGGTGAATTTGGCGAAATTGTAAGCCGGTTCGACCTTTTCTCCGACGCTGTGGCAGCGCTTGCAGCGAGCCCTTACATCGTCTTCGCTGTATTTGTTTTCGCAAGCCCGAAAGACGGCCTTGCCGTCGGGGCCGGGCTTTCCGTTGTGGCAGACGCCGCAGTAATACCCCGCTACGATGTCCTCCTGAGTGACCGACGAGCCGTTGGCCTTCATCGCGAAGCCGATATCGACGTGGCAGAGCCTGCAGGTGAACTTTGCCCTGTGGAGCCAGTGGTCGAACTTCACCTCCGGCATCGTGGCCTTTTCGCCGGCCGGAACGGTCATTATCGCCCGTCCGAACTCGTAGGGCAAAGGCCGCCGCTTTTTTGTGCCGGTGGGCGAAGCCGAGGCAATCGCCGGGAGCAGAACTAGCGCAAGCAAAACTACGAAGGTTTTTTTCATCGCGATCCCTTTTTCCCGAGATTGTGGAGCCACGGCGGCTTGCCATGTGAAATTTTCAACCGGATGGCACATTATAGCCTTTATCGCTCAAAATCATATACCGTTTAATTTCTTGTCAGTCCGGTATTGGTTTGGAAGGGAAATAAAAACGGGGCCGGTTTTTACACCGTCCCCGCTTCTTTTGGGCGATTTATCCTTTACCAGTCTTCTTTGGATTTTTCGACGAGCTTGTCGAAGTAAAGCGAGGCTTTGGTGAGTTTTGCGGTTTCCTCGCCGGAGTAACCCAGCTCCCTGAAGTTCAAAACGCCGTTGGGCGCGTGGCAGTTCTGGCAGGTCAGGGCCTTTTCTTTCGTGACCAGATGGTCGCTTCCGAAGTAGAGGGTCTGCCAGCCGGCCACCGGCTCGTAATTTTTGATGCCGAGGGTTTTTGCTGCCGAGGCGACGCCCGCGAGGGTGTCTCCGTTAGCCATCGGCTGGGCGAAATCCATGGCCAGGAGCTGGCCGGTGAGCTTGTCGAAGAAAACCTTGCCCTCGAAGAATTTGAAGGGATAGATTTTGGATTCCTTGTCGCCCCTGCTTCCCTTCGGCCCGATGAAGGACGGGGTATTGGCGACGGTTTTGTTGTACCAGGCGTAGACGGGAGCCGTCTCGTTCGCCTCTTTGACGAGGGTTGTAGGCTCGTAGAAGTTGTTTTCGTTTTTCGCCCAGACGGTGAAATCCTTGGCGAAAGCCCCGCCGGTGCGCGGTATGTGGCAGGTCTGGCAGGCTATGAGGGCGGTGTGGCGGTTGTAGTCGGCGTCCTTATGCGGCTCGGCGTTGTGGCAATCGGCGCAGGAAAGCCGCACTCCGTCGTTGGCCCAGTTGTTGGGGTCAAAGCCGGTGGGAAATTTGTGGTTCTTTACCTTGTGGCAATCCACGCAGCCCATTCCGTTTTCGGCATGCACGTCGGTTCCTTTGGTGAAGGAAAAACCGCGCTTGAAGAGGTAGCCGCCGCCGGCTGTCTCGTGGCAGACGGTGCAGTTTTTCACCGTCGGCCTGCCGATGGCCAGCGCCGCTTCCCTGCTTCTGTCCTGACCCATCGTCACTTCGCCGTCCGGGCCTTTCGATGGCTTTCTCTTTGAGTAATCGTATTTGGCGGAATGGCAGACCAGGCAGTCGATGGAATCCTCCGCCGCCTGCCCCGCGCTTCCCACGCCGTTTACGCCGTCGCCGGGGTGACAGGTGTCGCAGCCGGTGTATTTGCTCTTTCCCGCCGAATTGGCCGGCGTCTCTTTAAGGCTGTTTACCACGTCGTTGCCGTTGCACATCGAATAGATGCGGTTTTTCATCCCGTATTCGACGCCCGGATCGGTGTTCTCGACGTTCGTCACCTTCGAGGCGTGTTTCCAGTGGACGGTATCCAGAAAAGTCTTGGCCGTTCCGGGATGGCACTCCTCGCAGGTTTTGGGGCCGAGGTAGCCGGTCTTCTCGATGGATTCCTTGCCGGGATGCTCTGCGGCCGCCGCGTTAAGGGAAAATGCGGCGGCGACAAGGCTCGCGGCTAAAATTTTGCGTTTCACGTAGCGCCTCCGGATTATCGGCCGCTTCAGCAGCCGGCGGTTTTCCTGAAATATTTGCTTATGTTCTTGCCGTCCTCGACCTGATACTTCAGCCTGATTTCGTCGCCTACGACTATGCGGTGGTCCTTGAACTTGTCCAGGGTGAGGTCGTCCGTGACGAGGACTTCAATAACGGCGTCGGTCTTGTTTTCCTTGAGGGCGACCACGGCGGAAGCGCCGTCGGCGGCGAGCTCTATTTTTGTTATGACGGCCACGGCCTTGATCTCGTCGGCCAGAGACCCCTGACAAAGCAGCAGCGTGGCAAAGAGAGCGAGAACGATTGTAGCTGCGATTTTTTTCATGACTTATCCTTTTCGGACTGACTTTTGTCCAAAAGAGGCGGGGAAGGAGTCCGTTACTCCTTCCCCGTCGTCTTGTTTAGAAGCGGACCTCGAAGGTCGCGTAAAGATCCTGGGCGTTTTTGACGGGCGCGAAAAGCTGCTGCTTCATCGGGTCGTCGAGTTCGGAAATCTTCTGGGGAGCGCCTACCCAGTTGCTGCTGCCGGTGTAATCGAAGTTGTAGTACTGATAGCCGAGGCGGAAGAAGGCGCGGGCGTTGTAAGAGGCGATCGCCTTGCGGTCAAGTTCCTGAATCAGGTAGACCTCGTAAACGTCGCCGCGCGCGCCGAGCTTGCCGGTCCACATGTCGTCGGAGGCGTGGTCCATCGCAACCCAGTTCTTGGAGCCGTGGTTGTACTCGGCGCCGATTTTGGTGCGGGTGGAGGTTATGTCGTAGCGCGCACCCGCGTAGGCTCCCCAGCCGTACTTTGACTCGGCTTCCTCGCCCGCGTTGTACATGAGCCCCGCCATGCCGCCGCTGAGATTGTCGTTGGGGTGGGTGACGCTGGCCGCGCCCGAGACGAAGAAGTTAAGGGAACCGGGGCCCACGTTCTTGAGGGTGGAGAGGGTGGTGACGCCGAACCAGTCGATGGAGCCGAGGTTGACCGAGGGAGACATGGGGCCGAACGCGGAATCGGCTATGACCGGGGCGTCGATGATGTCGTAGCCGCGGTTCCACTGCACGTTGAGGTAGAGAGGGTCGGTTTCGTAGGGAACGAGGGAGATGCCGAGCATATCCATGTCGTTAAGGGCTCCGGCGTCGGAATCCTTTTCATAGCCCGATTCAAAGCCGCGGCCGTAACAGATTTTGCCGTATGCTCCGGGAAGGGCTTCGATGTCGGGAGCGTAGCCGAGCGACATGCCGTCAAAGGCGTAATCGACCATCAGCGAGGGAATGCCGCCGTTGCCGGGCTTGTCCGCGTTCTGGCGGAGATGGGAGGGAACGCCTCCGGTGGAGGGGCGGCGGCCCACCGAGAACCAGATCGGCTCGTCGGCTATGTTGCTCCAGGTGATGAACGCCTGATCGACCAGAAGCTTG
The sequence above is drawn from the bacterium genome and encodes:
- a CDS encoding prolipoprotein diacylglyceryl transferase — protein: MTPVLQNMLVIAATGALSFALLFWSHRRLAQERWQIAAAIPLEKTPEGDWKGLNLTWYGFFTATSTAASTALFLLMAGSLGIEAGTIAGFSLALLAVCLPAAKIIARLVEGKRHTFTVGGAAFAGLTALLPLHWLFAHMGWFRPEITIFPILSAVAASYALGEGIGRLACISFGCCYGKSLEDAPAPLRRLFGNSGVTFHGSLKKAAYEGGLEGRPVIPVQGVTAFLYVSCALVGLLLFSFGFYAVSFIFCLLVTQGWRVLSERLREDYRGEGALSAYQKLSLIMIVFSIAGTFFGNASTVGAEPELFAGVRVLWSPLMILFIQTLWMIVFIYMGRSSITGSSIRFYLHDDRV
- a CDS encoding cytochrome C; amino-acid sequence: MKRKILAASLVAAAFSLNAAAAEHPGKESIEKTGYLGPKTCEECHPGTAKTFLDTVHWKHASKVTNVENTDPGVEYGMKNRIYSMCNGNDVVNSLKETPANSAGKSKYTGCDTCHPGDGVNGVGSAGQAAEDSIDCLVCHSAKYDYSKRKPSKGPDGEVTMGQDRSREAALAIGRPTVKNCTVCHETAGGGYLFKRGFSFTKGTDVHAENGMGCVDCHKVKNHKFPTGFDPNNWANDGVRLSCADCHNAEPHKDADYNRHTALIACQTCHIPRTGGAFAKDFTVWAKNENNFYEPTTLVKEANETAPVYAWYNKTVANTPSFIGPKGSRGDKESKIYPFKFFEGKVFFDKLTGQLLAMDFAQPMANGDTLAGVASAAKTLGIKNYEPVAGWQTLYFGSDHLVTKEKALTCQNCHAPNGVLNFRELGYSGEETAKLTKASLYFDKLVEKSKEDW
- a CDS encoding phosphatidylserine decarboxylase, with product MICAETLAGDRLLRTIYSEVRERSPWVYRMATGPVATRTLGAIMYGGLPCVAVRNPVARMKALGMEPGECLNDPKKFRTAREIFERKIRYWEYRSLCRGTREVASPSDSRVLVGSLSEQKQFFLKEKFFRLEELLGEDRTGLTERFEGGDFAIFRLTPEKYHYNHVPVSGVVREIYELGGRFHSCNPGAVLSEVTPYGKNKRVVTLIDTDVPGGTEVGLVAMVEVVAMMIGKIVQCYSEYAYDNPRRIEPEMFLRKGQPKSLFMPGSSTNVLIFEKGRVKFAPDLVRNQRRSDVHSRFTLGFEVPLAETDIKVRSLLAVANESFEGAKT
- a CDS encoding DUF3373 domain-containing protein yields the protein MKKSVKNPILASMAFAALALPLAAFAADDALQQKVDALTKEVETLKQQPGKFDWLTIGGDYRFRVDSLHATIADYYQFTGDPLAPAAMKEEDVKNDTLYTNRLGLNIKAKVTQDVNLTTRLLMYKSFGNSDASATSGTFFADRVGQFDGTQGHTPGDDKLLVDQAFITWSNIADEPIWFSVGRRPSTGGVPSHLRQNADKPGNGGIPSLMVDYAFDGMSLGYAPDIEALPGAYGKICYGRGFESGYEKDSDAGALNDMDMLGISLVPYETDPLYLNVQWNRGYDIIDAPVIADSAFGPMSPSVNLGSIDWFGVTTLSTLKNVGPGSLNFFVSGAASVTHPNDNLSGGMAGLMYNAGEEAESKYGWGAYAGARYDITSTRTKIGAEYNHGSKNWVAMDHASDDMWTGKLGARGDVYEVYLIQELDRKAIASYNARAFFRLGYQYYNFDYTGSSNWVGAPQKISELDDPMKQQLFAPVKNAQDLYATFEVRF